A stretch of Macadamia integrifolia cultivar HAES 741 chromosome 7, SCU_Mint_v3, whole genome shotgun sequence DNA encodes these proteins:
- the LOC122084663 gene encoding histone H3.3: MARTKQTARKSTGGKAPRKQLATKAARKSAPTTGGVKKPHRYRPGTVALREIRKYQKSTELLIRKLPFQRLVREIAQDFKTDLRFQSHAVLALQEAAEAYLVGLFEDTNLCAIHAKRVTIMPKDIQLARRIRGERA; this comes from the exons ATGGCTCGTACGAAGCAAACAGCGCGTAAATCTACGGGAGGAAAGGCCCCAAGGAAACAGCTCGCTACGAAG GCTGCGAGGAAATCTGCTCCGACGACCGGTGGGGTAAAAAAGCCTCACAGATATCGCCCAGGAACAGTCGCCCTTCG AGAAATTCGGAAGTACCAGAAGAGTACTGAGCTTTTGATCCGGAAGCTTCCCTTCCAACGTCTGGTTCGTGAGATTGCCCAGGACTTCAAG ACGGATTTGCGGTTCCAGAGCCATGCAGTGCTTGCGCTCCAGGAGGCTGCGGAGGCATATCTTGTGGGTTTGTTTGAAGACACTAATTTGTGCGCAATCCATGCCAAGAGAGTGACTATCATGCCCAAAGATATTCAATTGGCGAGGCGAATCCGCGGTGAACGAGCTTAG
- the LOC122083161 gene encoding histone H3-like — protein sequence MVRTKLTARKSSRDKAPRKQLGSKGARKSALTNGRVKKPHRYSPGTGALGEIQKYQMSPEIAQDFKVSISLGVEEGSDSLCGFLFVSAFSDCRTSICFYSCSSGTSRHSSGPSSFCSGLAPPSDNPIFIPSWNIRVNDSALASPRVATCEGVYSRDSIAEGSCLL from the exons ATGGTTCGTACGAAGCTAACAGCGCGCAAATCTTCGAGAGACAAGGCTCCAAGGAAACAGCTCGGTTCGAAG GGTGCGAGGAAATCTGCTCTGACTAACGGTAGGGTCAAGAAGCCTCATCGATACAGCCCAGGAACAGGTGCCCTTGG GGAAATTCAGAAGTACCAGATGAGTCCTGAGATTGCTCAGGACTTCAAGGTATCTATCTCTTTAGGTGTAGAAGAGGGCAGTGACTCCCTTTGTGGGTTTCTATTTGTTTCAGCATTTTCTGATTGCAGGACTTCAATTTGTTTCTATTCTTGTTCCTCAGGCACCTCCCGTCATTCCTCGGGGCCTTCCAGCTTCTGTTCGGGACTCGCGCCACCTTCTGACAATCCCATTTTCATTCCTTCCTGGAATATTAGGGTGAACGACTCGGCCCTAGCTTCCCCCAGGGTTGCGACTTGCGAGGGAGTATATTCACGGGATTCGATTGCCGAGGGATCGTGCCTACTTTGA